From a region of the Triticum aestivum cultivar Chinese Spring chromosome 7D, IWGSC CS RefSeq v2.1, whole genome shotgun sequence genome:
- the LOC123166166 gene encoding disease resistance protein RGA5-like, with protein sequence MIRATTGALMGVMTPVLGKLTALLKEYDRLKGLHPRITSLRDELRSIKAALEDLSQLEEPSLQVKEWMNQLRELSYDIQDCIDDFVHGPVQDGAHDGLTSKIAGWLRTIQHYHQIGGNVDKLKERAVEVNDRPKRLKLDVVPSSSSAMAIDPRLSALFEEADRIIGFDGPRDELVNVLVGETDLVQERRVISIVGAGGIGKTTLANQVYKEVKSQFQFAVFASVSRTPDVKKILSGVLLEILDGSNAMSVDDSQRIKEDLSSLKVEYNQLVQKIRENLHNKRYFVLIDDIWSKQAWKDIQCAFPYNNNASWIMTTTRIQEVAESCSFPQVYYVYPMKHLDNDASKRLFLKRIFAHEDDCPFELKDVTYDILKKCDGLPLAIVNMASLLATKPTTKLEWVRVRNSLYSALEQDNELAVVRRILLLSYYDLPCYLKMCLLDLSAFPEDHEIDCERLVWRWAAEGLVVAQQGQNVEEIAEGYFNELINRNMIQSEEINTDGRVTSCRVHDIMLDLLISLSSEENFVAILNSQKCTTSTYKIRRLSLQGNCEEHHMWLDTGNFSHVRSVSVFGDCKRLPPLIGLQTLRVLDAVDCNQLEEDNVYIEDIGSLRQLRYLSLGPLFSRLPREIKNLRLLQTLDLTRADIRELPASIIELHQLVRLFVNVCVKFPSGFSNLRALQELKWFGCDNNSLDVVLELGQLSKLKKLHICWGIFDDTNGDEDRYKKCFLSSLCKLGEGNLQTLHIDGLLRNVDSLIDSWCPPPRHLQDFEIGSISHTIPSWISSLSALMFLCITVEQLEQEDMQVLKDLPALVSLTLEASNSKEVLTINRGGFQCLKQFSFVLRFWASDVGSAPIVDKTRGPNLLFGEGATPKLEKLSIHCRARDMVSAEGVASNFGISHLASLKQLRVSIACSGARLWEVEATLDAIHNACTLTPNPNLQLETLVFWSEYMAKDEEHKHDTYIAKEDHVVQLQAASSTSPVPDRRVPFTTVKT encoded by the exons ATGATCAGGGCAACAACGGGCGCGTTGATGGGGGTGATGACCCCCGTTCTTGGAAAGCTCACAGCTCTACTCAAGGAGTATGACAGGCTCAAAGGCCTCCATCCTCGGATCACTTCTCTGAGAGATGAGCTGCGCAGCATAAAGGCTGCCTTGGAGGATCTCTCACAGCTGGAGGAGCCCAGCTTGCAAGTGAAGGAGTGGATGAATCAACTGCGGGAGCTGTCCTACGACATTCAGGACTGCATCGACGACTTCGTGCATGGCCCTGTCCAGGACGGTGCCCATGATGGCCTTACAAGTAAGATTGCTGGCTGGCTCAGGACGATCCAACATTACCACCAAATAGGTGGCAACGTTGATAAGCTCAAGGAGCGTGCGGTAGAGGTTAATGATCGGCCCAAGAGGCTCAAGCTGGATGTTGTGCCCTCCTCTTCTAGTGCCATGGCAATTGATCCTAGGTTGTCGGCCCTCTTTGAGGAGGCTGACAGGATCATAGGATTTGATGGTCCAAGAGATGAGCTCGTCAATGTGCTCGTTGGTGAAACTGATTTAGTACAGGAACGCCGTGTCATTTCTATCGTTGGCGCCGGAGGCATTGGCAAGACAACCCTTGCCAATCAGGTATACAAGGAAGTCAAAAGTCAATTCCAGTTTGCAGTTTTTGCATCTGTGTCCAGGACTCCTGATGTCAAAAAGATCCTATCTGGTGTGTTGTTGGAAATTCTTGATGGAAGCAACGCAATGTCGGTTGATGACAGTCAACGCATCAAGGAAGACCTCAGTTCGTTAAAAGTGGAATACAATCAACTTGTTCAAAAAATTAGAGAAAATCTCCACAATAAAAG GTATTTTGTCCTGATTGATGACATATGGAGTAAACAAGCATGGAAAGACATCCAATGTGCTTTTCCCTATAATAATAATGCAAGTTGGATAATGACGACTACACGTATTCAGGAGGTTGCTGAATCTTGTAGCTTTCCGCAAGTATACTACGTTTATCCTATGAAGCATCTTGACAATGATGCGTCAAAAAGATTATTCTTGAAAAGGATCTTTGCCCATGAAGATGATTGCCCATTTGAATTGAAAGACGTTACCTATGACATACTAAAGAAATGTGACGGCTTGCCACTTGCTATAGTTAACATGGCGAGCCTACTTGCAACAAAACCAACCACAAAGCTGGAGTGGGTGAGGGTGCGTAATTCTCTTTATTCAGCACTGGAACAAGACAATGAGTTGGCAGTAGTAAGAAGGATATTGCTTCTGAGTTATTATGACCTACCTTGCTATTTGAAGATGTGTCTATTGGACCTAAGCGCATTCCCTGAGGACCATGAGATTGATTGTGAGCGTCTAGTATGGAGATGGGCCGCTGAAGGATTAGTTGTTGCCCAACAAGGGCAAAACGTTGAAGAAATAGCAGAAGGATATTTTAATGAGCTCATCAACAGGAACATGATCCAATCGGAGGAAATTAACACCGATGGAAGAGTGACGAGCTGTCGTGTGCATGATATCATGCTAGATCTCCTTATATCCCTGTCGAGTGAAGAAAACTTTGTTGCTATATTAAATAGCCAAAAGTGTACAACTTCGACATACAAGATTCGACGCCTCTCCCTCCAAGGCAATTGTGAAGAGCATCATATGTGGCTGGACACTGGTAACTTTTCTCATGTCAGGTCAGTCAGTGTGTTCGGTGATTGTAAGCGGCTGCCCCCGCTCATTGGCCTCCAAACTTTACGGGTACTAGATGCAGTGGACTGTAATCAATTAGAGGAGGATAATGTGTATATTGAGGATATTGGAAGTCTACGTCAATTAAGGTATTTAAGTCTTGGGCCCTTGTTCAGCAGGCTTCCAAGAGAAATCAAGAATCTACGGTTACTACAGACACTAGACCTGACTAGAGCAGATATAAGAGAATTGCCCGCATCCATTATAGAACTGCACCAATTGGTGCGCCTGTTTGTGAATGTTTGCGTGAAATTCCCAAGTGGGTTTAGCAATCTGAGAGCTCTTCAGGAGTTGAAGTGGTTTGGTTGTGACAATAATTCCTTAGACGTTGTGCTGGAGCTCGGACAACTATCTAAACTGAAGAAGCTGCACATATGTTGGGGTATTTTTGATGATACAAATGGTGATGAGGATAGATACAAGAAATGTTTTCTGTCGTCACTATGCAAGCTAGGGGAAGGCAATCTTCAAACTCTACATATTGATGGTTTACTGCGTAATGTAGATTCCTTGATTGACTCATGGTGCCCTCCTCCACGTCATCTCCAAGATTTTGAGATTGGGTCAATTTCCCATACGATTCCCAGTTGGATCTCCTCTCTGTCCGCCCTCATGTTTCTATGCATCACGGTGGAACAACTGGAACAAGAAGATATGCAGGTGCTCAAAGACTTGCCAGCCCTTGTAAGCCTCACCCTGGAAGCAAGCAATTCAAAAGAAGTACTCACCATCAACCGTGGTGGATTTCAGTGTCTAAAGCAGTTTTCTTTTGTCCTCCGGTTTTGGGCTAGTGATGTAGGTTCGGCACCCATTGTAGACAAAACGCGTGGGCCGAATCTGTTGTTTGGAGAAGGAGCAACACCAAAGCTAGAGAAGCTTAGTATTCACTGTCGGGCACGTGATATGGTATCTGCAGAAGGTGTTGCTTCTAATTTTGGCATCTCGCACCTTGCCTCCCTCAAGCAACTCCGTGTTAGCATTGCTTGTAGCGGTGCGAGGTTATGGGAGGTGGAGGCCACGTTGGATGCCATCCACAATGCTTGCACTCTTACTCCCAATCCTAACCTCCAACTTGAGACACTTGTATTTTGGAGTGAATATATGGCAAAGGATGAGGAGCATAAGCATGACACCTATATTGCCAAAGAGGACCATGTAGTGCAACTACAAGCAGCTAGTTCCACGAGTCCGGTACCTGATAGAAGAGTACCATTCACAACAGTTAAAACTTGA